One part of the Deltaproteobacteria bacterium genome encodes these proteins:
- a CDS encoding FHA domain-containing protein has product MALTPGLVRRNMSTVREALRGLPAPQAQRLAKRLQRAEQGLNRGPRWFDFLRPGDDWHLAYLQRANARVLGVARATQLETLEIVGDTVQRRRAAALDHAARRFAPTAGDYDPRMQSVTIDIGGIEAGVAAAARGTSPLAHAVSFGAHSIDINLAGLRLSAPVQFTFARGGTGCDGSQGVEALGAEHVLVRIDDRLISRRHDGRPGHLTVTYDPLHRSASFVVQDHGSTNGPLVGATRVTRGTSQQFEAATLRGGQRGLELTIGDWPVTVVVGQGAAAAGRGRADAPAEPPPDRAAARIRRSVELREDDPVAVAERRRDALGGLDDLREAPDPAAAPLVRARGASPAVVEEGSHPFVARGSKERQLREALGGLFGPECRVKVSERDNGDIAVEVLPAASGEAGHLRISLPGDVAVDGMIEVVAAVSQHIRPFGTSARANVDVDFFRRRHYDSMVGVYQGDIHDVELARIRGSIAFAGPSGGGSLTSAWLPQVDRDGVMGSWTSADVQRARSAPPGITFNLPWPDAGYLYQHEGRWYYHRNAADAARLLLNDACARACAALRRFTRLNPDVTARAEDMFHHGRVPGVVYFPHQDRDVSAENPLNRVASALPPNARILDPAHLLPSVVPQRR; this is encoded by the coding sequence ATGGCACTGACACCCGGATTGGTTCGACGCAATATGAGCACGGTGCGAGAGGCGCTTCGTGGGTTGCCGGCGCCGCAGGCGCAACGGTTGGCGAAGCGGCTGCAACGTGCCGAACAGGGCCTGAATAGGGGGCCGCGCTGGTTTGATTTTTTGCGTCCGGGCGACGACTGGCATCTCGCGTATCTGCAGCGTGCGAATGCGCGTGTGCTTGGCGTGGCGCGCGCAACGCAACTCGAGACGCTCGAGATCGTCGGCGATACCGTGCAACGGCGCCGAGCTGCGGCACTGGATCATGCGGCGCGACGTTTCGCCCCGACGGCCGGCGATTACGATCCGCGGATGCAATCCGTCACCATCGACATCGGCGGGATCGAGGCCGGGGTCGCAGCGGCCGCGCGCGGCACATCGCCGCTCGCCCATGCAGTCAGTTTCGGGGCGCATTCGATCGACATTAATTTGGCAGGACTTCGGCTGAGTGCTCCGGTGCAGTTCACGTTTGCGCGCGGCGGTACCGGGTGCGACGGGTCGCAGGGCGTCGAGGCATTGGGGGCCGAACACGTTTTGGTGCGCATTGATGATAGACTAATCTCCCGACGACACGACGGGCGGCCGGGTCACTTGACGGTGACGTATGATCCCCTGCATCGGAGTGCGTCCTTCGTGGTCCAGGACCATGGGTCGACAAATGGGCCGCTGGTCGGTGCGACGCGGGTCACGCGGGGGACGAGTCAACAATTCGAGGCAGCGACGCTGCGTGGGGGGCAACGCGGTCTTGAACTGACGATCGGCGATTGGCCGGTGACTGTGGTCGTGGGGCAAGGCGCTGCGGCGGCAGGGCGAGGTCGTGCGGATGCGCCCGCCGAACCACCGCCCGATCGGGCGGCAGCGCGGATTCGTCGGTCGGTGGAATTACGTGAAGACGACCCGGTTGCCGTGGCGGAACGGCGTCGCGACGCATTGGGTGGTCTCGACGATCTCCGTGAGGCGCCGGATCCCGCAGCCGCGCCGTTAGTCCGCGCGCGGGGGGCTAGCCCCGCCGTGGTGGAGGAGGGCTCGCATCCCTTTGTTGCGCGGGGTAGCAAAGAGCGGCAGTTACGCGAAGCGCTCGGGGGGCTGTTCGGGCCTGAGTGCCGGGTGAAGGTCTCGGAGCGGGACAACGGCGATATTGCGGTCGAGGTGTTGCCGGCGGCGAGCGGCGAGGCCGGGCATCTACGCATCTCCCTCCCGGGTGATGTGGCGGTGGATGGCATGATTGAAGTCGTCGCGGCCGTGTCGCAACACATCCGCCCCTTTGGGACGTCGGCGCGCGCTAACGTAGATGTCGATTTCTTCCGACGCCGTCACTACGACAGCATGGTCGGCGTGTATCAGGGGGACATCCACGACGTGGAACTGGCCAGAATCCGCGGAAGCATCGCCTTTGCGGGCCCAAGCGGCGGGGGTTCGCTGACGAGCGCGTGGTTGCCGCAGGTCGATCGTGACGGAGTGATGGGTTCGTGGACGAGTGCCGACGTGCAGCGAGCCCGCAGCGCTCCCCCCGGCATTACATTCAACCTGCCGTGGCCGGACGCGGGGTATCTGTATCAGCACGAAGGTCGTTGGTATTACCATCGCAACGCTGCCGATGCGGCGCGGCTGCTCCTGAACGACGCGTGCGCGCGTGCATGTGCGGCGCTGCGTCGTTTTACGCGACTCAATCCGGACGTGACCGCGCGGGCAGAAGACATGTTCCATCATGGGAGGGTGCCGGGCGTGGTCTATTTCCCGCATCAGGATCGGGACGTCAGCGCCGAAAATCCGCTGAATCGCGTTGCGTCCGCGTTGCCGCCGAATGCGCGCATCCTTGATCCCGCGCACTTGTTGCCCTCCGTCGTGCCGCAGCGTCGGTGA
- a CDS encoding FHA domain-containing protein, with protein MGVGRNGVGNGSNITARLAAARARLMRTPNPPPQAQALVQRAERVAAKQVGPLGRLIGRAQDHYRTAAAGLLDRFDALVQPRAERARVGLFRERAADLGAEPVAGRTALLPGDAPPSAGRPAASDRMAALKQRVTATGHGLIIDLDGWEGRVEFVLGRNSDTLAPINSGRVSRQHARVTWVPTAREVTITDLGSSNGVYVGGRRITGSHSLTVPSDQDRVEFNLADVSDFRVVLQLPRGAQARTVASFPAARPQSAAAVAAMPTLSAAEVQMTVANAVSAGPNRLTVTARAGGRFDIRIMPDAESAPRRRGQIHVLLPTTVTVPELNAIFARLDWPALFAEGVPSVQVAIDWVTPDMYQNVLGGMTIGGDAAGRARMAREGMISIMSGSGKTAIKQWRVDQHGVDGTFTVADLTNAHGMVPTVNCVVPWESGRRAAEQVQILQRRLAAHLSGYEEVEAMELYGRLFDSTSRR; from the coding sequence ATGGGCGTAGGACGCAATGGGGTCGGGAATGGATCGAATATCACGGCGCGTTTGGCGGCGGCGCGGGCGCGGTTGATGCGCACGCCGAACCCTCCACCGCAGGCCCAGGCGTTGGTGCAACGTGCTGAGCGAGTGGCCGCAAAACAAGTCGGCCCGCTTGGCCGGCTTATCGGCCGGGCACAGGATCATTATCGTACCGCTGCGGCGGGGTTGTTGGATCGATTCGACGCGTTGGTCCAGCCACGAGCGGAGCGGGCGCGAGTGGGACTGTTTCGAGAGCGGGCGGCCGATTTGGGTGCCGAACCGGTGGCGGGGCGGACGGCGCTGTTGCCGGGTGATGCACCGCCGAGCGCGGGACGACCAGCGGCCTCTGACCGCATGGCCGCATTGAAGCAACGTGTCACAGCGACTGGCCACGGTCTGATCATCGATCTCGATGGTTGGGAGGGGCGGGTCGAATTTGTTCTAGGGCGAAATTCCGATACCCTTGCTCCAATTAACAGTGGACGTGTGTCTCGGCAACATGCCCGGGTGACCTGGGTCCCGACGGCGCGTGAAGTGACGATCACGGATTTGGGATCATCGAACGGCGTGTATGTCGGAGGTCGTCGCATCACAGGGAGTCACTCATTGACTGTTCCGTCGGACCAGGATCGGGTGGAATTCAATTTGGCGGACGTGTCTGATTTCCGCGTAGTATTGCAATTGCCGCGAGGTGCGCAGGCCCGAACGGTGGCTTCTTTCCCGGCAGCGCGACCGCAGTCGGCAGCGGCAGTCGCGGCGATGCCGACGCTCAGCGCGGCGGAGGTACAGATGACAGTCGCGAATGCGGTGAGCGCGGGGCCGAATCGCCTGACTGTGACCGCGCGTGCCGGTGGGCGCTTCGATATCCGAATCATGCCGGATGCCGAGAGCGCGCCGCGACGGCGCGGGCAAATTCACGTCTTGTTGCCGACGACGGTGACCGTGCCGGAACTCAACGCCATTTTCGCCCGACTCGACTGGCCGGCTTTGTTTGCGGAAGGCGTTCCGAGTGTGCAGGTGGCGATCGACTGGGTCACTCCGGATATGTACCAGAACGTGCTCGGCGGGATGACGATTGGCGGCGATGCGGCGGGACGTGCCCGCATGGCACGTGAAGGGATGATTTCGATTATGTCGGGATCGGGAAAGACGGCCATTAAACAGTGGCGAGTCGATCAGCACGGCGTTGATGGGACGTTCACGGTTGCGGATCTGACGAATGCGCATGGCATGGTCCCGACGGTGAATTGCGTGGTCCCTTGGGAGAGCGGGCGTCGGGCAGCGGAGCAGGTGCAAATCCTGCAACGGCGCTTGGCGGCGCATTTAAGTGGATATGAAGAGGTCGAAGCGATGGAATTGTATGGGCGTCTGTTTGATTCTACATCACGACGTTGA